In Zobellia roscoffensis, the following are encoded in one genomic region:
- a CDS encoding co-chaperone GroES — MAKVNIKPLADRVLIEPMAAETKTASGIYIPDTAKEKPQQGKIVAVGPGTKDEQVTVKVGDTVLYGKYAGTELKLEGVDYLMMRESDVLAII, encoded by the coding sequence ATGGCAAAAGTGAACATTAAACCATTGGCGGATAGGGTTCTTATTGAACCTATGGCTGCCGAAACCAAAACAGCATCAGGTATCTACATTCCAGATACTGCCAAAGAAAAGCCTCAACAAGGTAAGATTGTTGCCGTTGGACCTGGAACCAAAGATGAGCAAGTGACAGTTAAAGTTGGCGACACTGTTTTATATGGTAAATACGCAGGCACTGAGCTTAAGCTTGAAGGCGTTGACTACCTAATGATGCGTGAGAGTGACGTTTTAGCTATTATATAA
- a CDS encoding heavy-metal-associated domain-containing protein → MKTTILSIVMSLFTVLIFAQDKNKKMTFDVNGKCGMCKERIEEAALNVKGVKYASWDIPTHQLAVIIDERKTDPMKIKTALVAVGHDTKELKATEEAYESVHPCCRYREDNSDDGADH, encoded by the coding sequence ATGAAAACTACAATTTTATCAATAGTAATGAGCTTGTTTACGGTGTTGATTTTTGCACAGGATAAGAATAAAAAAATGACATTTGACGTTAATGGAAAATGCGGCATGTGTAAAGAACGGATAGAAGAAGCGGCACTTAACGTAAAAGGAGTGAAGTATGCATCCTGGGATATACCAACACATCAACTAGCAGTAATTATAGATGAGCGCAAAACGGATCCCATGAAAATAAAAACCGCTCTTGTGGCAGTAGGGCATGATACCAAAGAATTGAAAGCTACAGAGGAAGCGTATGAAAGTGTGCACCCATGCTGTAGATATAGGGAGGATAATTCTGATGACGGAGCTGACCACTAA
- the miaB gene encoding tRNA (N6-isopentenyl adenosine(37)-C2)-methylthiotransferase MiaB — protein MEKIIDESVQGSALALEKKNSNNKKLYIESYGCQMNFSDSEIVASILANEGFDTTQTLTEADLVLVNTCSIREKAELTVRKRLEKFNAIKRDRPHMKVGVLGCMAERLKHQFLEEEKIVDMVVGPDAYKDLPNLIQEIDEGRNAVNVILSKDETYGDIAPVRLNTNGVTAYVSITRGCDNMCTFCVVPFTRGRERSRDPQSIIDEVNDLAKRGYKEITLLGQNVDSYLWYGGGLKKDFDKASDMQKATAVDFSQLLERTALAQPKMRIRFSTSNPQDMTLDVIHTMAKHKNICNAIHLPVQSGSNRILKEMNRLHTREEYFELIDNARKILPDCSISQDMIIGFPTETEEDHKDTMSLMEYVKYDFGYMFTYSERPGTMAERKMEDDVPEETKKRRLSEVIALQREHCQERTQRHLGKVQEILIESTSKKSDQHFMGRNSQNTVAVFPKGDYKIGDFVMVRMDECTSATLIGEAVGYSDNN, from the coding sequence ATGGAGAAAATTATAGACGAATCGGTTCAGGGATCTGCCCTAGCACTTGAAAAAAAGAATTCCAACAACAAGAAGCTCTACATTGAAAGCTATGGTTGTCAGATGAATTTTTCAGATAGTGAAATCGTTGCATCCATCTTAGCCAACGAAGGTTTTGACACTACGCAAACCCTTACCGAGGCCGACTTGGTTTTAGTAAATACCTGTTCCATTCGAGAGAAGGCTGAACTTACGGTTCGCAAGCGCTTAGAAAAATTCAATGCTATAAAAAGAGACCGTCCACATATGAAAGTAGGTGTTCTGGGCTGCATGGCAGAACGTTTGAAGCACCAATTTTTAGAGGAGGAAAAAATTGTAGACATGGTCGTAGGTCCGGACGCCTACAAAGACCTACCCAATTTAATTCAAGAAATAGACGAAGGCCGTAATGCGGTAAATGTTATTCTTTCCAAAGATGAAACCTACGGAGACATTGCCCCTGTTCGCCTGAACACTAACGGTGTAACGGCATATGTTTCCATCACCAGGGGATGCGATAATATGTGCACATTCTGTGTTGTTCCTTTTACGCGAGGACGTGAGCGCAGCCGTGATCCACAATCCATTATAGATGAAGTAAACGATTTAGCGAAAAGAGGATATAAAGAAATCACTCTTTTGGGTCAAAACGTAGATAGCTATTTATGGTATGGTGGAGGATTGAAGAAAGACTTTGACAAAGCTTCTGACATGCAAAAGGCTACTGCTGTAGATTTTTCGCAATTATTGGAAAGAACAGCCTTGGCACAACCTAAAATGCGTATTCGTTTTTCAACATCTAATCCGCAGGATATGACTTTAGATGTTATTCATACCATGGCAAAACACAAAAACATCTGTAACGCCATTCACCTTCCGGTACAAAGTGGAAGCAATCGCATCTTAAAAGAGATGAACCGTCTTCATACTCGAGAAGAGTATTTTGAATTGATTGACAATGCACGTAAAATACTTCCGGACTGTTCCATTTCCCAAGATATGATTATCGGTTTCCCCACAGAAACAGAGGAAGACCATAAAGACACCATGTCCCTAATGGAATATGTAAAGTATGATTTTGGCTATATGTTCACCTATTCCGAAAGACCAGGAACCATGGCCGAACGGAAAATGGAAGATGACGTTCCCGAAGAAACAAAAAAACGAAGACTATCTGAAGTTATCGCTCTTCAAAGAGAACATTGTCAAGAACGTACTCAACGACATTTAGGCAAGGTTCAAGAAATTTTGATCGAGAGTACTTCAAAAAAATCAGACCAACATTTCATGGGGCGCAACTCACAAAATACCGTTGCCGTATTCCCTAAGGGGGATTATAAAATTGGTGATTTTGTAATGGTACGCATGGACGAATGTACTTCTGCCACCTTAATTGGTGAAGCCGTAGGATATTCAGACAACAACTAA
- a CDS encoding DUF305 domain-containing protein, whose product MKKKENNYTKFFLMLGASFVAMYITMYLNTYQIDHAYFSLTRFYMTCLGISAMSLIMFFFMRKMYQNNRRNISIILGSIVLFLGALVLVRQQKPVDDLLWMRAMIPHHSIAILTSERADIKDPEVHKLAKDIISAQKKEITKMKEMIKRLERAE is encoded by the coding sequence ATGAAGAAAAAAGAAAATAATTATACGAAGTTTTTTTTAATGTTGGGTGCGTCTTTTGTTGCAATGTATATTACCATGTACCTGAACACGTACCAAATAGATCATGCCTATTTTAGTCTCACCCGTTTTTACATGACTTGTCTAGGTATTTCTGCAATGTCACTAATAATGTTCTTTTTTATGCGAAAGATGTATCAAAATAACAGAAGGAACATTTCGATAATTCTGGGTAGTATAGTATTGTTTTTGGGTGCGTTGGTTTTGGTAAGACAGCAAAAGCCTGTGGACGATTTACTTTGGATGCGCGCAATGATTCCACATCATTCAATAGCAATATTAACAAGTGAAAGAGCAGATATTAAGGATCCGGAGGTCCATAAATTGGCAAAGGACATAATTAGCGCCCAAAAAAAGGAGATTACTAAAATGAAGGAAATGATTAAAAGATTGGAAAGGGCCGAGTAG
- a CDS encoding HYC_CC_PP family protein, which produces MKKVFHKLFASVMSFLLLAATTSFKVEKHYCMGHLVDVAFFSDAQDCGMAMSLDEKIDTTVDKMSCCNSEVIAMEGQNDVKPSFNDFDLHQQMVLVAFVCSFKGLFEPVEAKDVPQVHYNPPKIIKNIQLLDAVFLI; this is translated from the coding sequence ATGAAAAAGGTATTTCATAAATTATTTGCTTCGGTAATGTCCTTTTTGCTATTGGCTGCTACTACTTCCTTTAAAGTAGAAAAGCACTATTGTATGGGGCATTTAGTAGATGTTGCATTTTTCTCCGATGCCCAGGATTGTGGTATGGCAATGTCTTTGGATGAAAAAATAGATACTACCGTAGATAAAATGTCTTGCTGTAATAGCGAGGTGATCGCTATGGAAGGGCAGAATGATGTTAAGCCTTCTTTTAATGACTTTGACCTGCATCAACAGATGGTTTTGGTCGCATTTGTTTGTTCTTTTAAAGGTCTCTTTGAGCCTGTAGAAGCTAAAGACGTACCACAGGTACATTATAATCCTCCTAAAATTATAAAGAACATCCAGTTGCTGGATGCTGTCTTTTTAATCTGA
- a CDS encoding FG-GAP repeat domain-containing protein, which yields MGLRLGMSNHGPEYYEKGSSGEVYPDKPQLTQQEWEKLVMYYKLTAPQNIEIYEQPVLEENFIFETRTFSYDSVLSSIVTMLEYNPKTRELYLGDGKNSSLIQVDDNGQIIKKEKLKSPPVKVSFLKEKQSILTIGSLYPSDEKSGALKIGNVFINELRRPVDFLYNDINNDGFEDIVVCEFGNTVGSLVWYENKNNSSYQRHVIKELSGSIRIKFADIDNDGKEELLVLFTQERESLLAFSFEGNKFTSKKLLQFHPAFGVNDFETVDMNNDGYLDIVVSNGDNADYSEVLKNYHGVRVFLAQKNRNFLESYFYPFHGVSKIRVADFNLDGKKDVIAVSNFGNFKDENFRSITLLLGQGEGRYEPSSIANTPKIGWQTIDVADYDKDGDFDVFVGAFGIKLGPKESISANENKISWIRLKNLTND from the coding sequence ATGGGTTTGCGACTAGGGATGTCTAATCATGGTCCTGAATATTATGAAAAAGGATCATCAGGAGAAGTATATCCAGATAAACCCCAACTAACACAGCAAGAATGGGAAAAGTTGGTTATGTATTATAAATTAACAGCGCCCCAAAATATAGAAATTTATGAGCAACCAGTTTTAGAAGAGAATTTTATATTCGAAACTAGAACCTTTTCTTATGATAGTGTTCTTTCTTCAATAGTTACTATGTTAGAATATAATCCTAAAACGCGAGAACTGTATTTAGGAGATGGTAAAAATTCTTCTTTGATACAAGTTGATGATAATGGACAAATAATCAAAAAAGAAAAATTAAAAAGCCCTCCTGTAAAGGTTTCTTTTCTCAAAGAAAAACAATCCATATTAACTATAGGGTCATTATATCCATCAGATGAAAAAAGTGGAGCATTAAAAATAGGGAATGTATTTATTAATGAATTGAGGAGGCCTGTAGATTTTTTGTATAACGATATTAATAATGATGGATTTGAGGATATTGTGGTTTGTGAATTTGGAAATACTGTAGGTAGTTTGGTTTGGTATGAGAACAAGAACAACTCTTCTTACCAGAGGCATGTTATAAAAGAACTTTCTGGAAGCATAAGAATAAAATTTGCAGATATTGATAATGATGGAAAAGAGGAGTTGTTGGTGTTATTTACACAAGAAAGAGAATCTTTACTAGCTTTCTCCTTTGAAGGAAATAAGTTTACTTCTAAAAAGCTTTTACAGTTTCATCCAGCCTTTGGCGTAAACGATTTTGAAACTGTAGATATGAATAATGATGGGTACCTAGATATTGTTGTTAGTAATGGTGATAATGCTGATTATTCCGAAGTATTAAAGAATTATCATGGAGTCCGAGTTTTTCTAGCCCAGAAAAACAGAAATTTTTTGGAATCCTATTTTTATCCTTTTCATGGTGTAAGCAAAATAAGAGTGGCAGATTTTAATTTAGACGGAAAGAAAGATGTTATTGCCGTTTCTAATTTCGGAAATTTTAAAGATGAAAATTTTAGAAGTATAACGTTGTTGCTGGGCCAAGGAGAAGGTAGGTATGAGCCATCAAGTATAGCTAATACTCCAAAAATTGGTTGGCAAACTATAGATGTAGCAGATTATGATAAAGATGGAGATTTTGATGTTTTTGTAGGAGCTTTTGGAATAAAACTTGGTCCTAAAGAATCAATATCGGCCAATGAAAATAAGATATCTTGGATAAGACTTAAGAATCTAACAAATGACTAA
- the groL gene encoding chaperonin GroEL (60 kDa chaperone family; promotes refolding of misfolded polypeptides especially under stressful conditions; forms two stacked rings of heptamers to form a barrel-shaped 14mer; ends can be capped by GroES; misfolded proteins enter the barrel where they are refolded when GroES binds) → MAKDIKFDIDARDGLKRGVDALANAVKVTLGPKGRNVIISKSFGAPQVTKDGVTVAKEIELENPLENMGAQMVKEVASKTNDLAGDGTTTATVLAQAIVKEGLKNVAAGANPMDLKRGIDKAVDAIVENLAKQSKKVGDSSEKIKQVASISANNDETIGDLIAQAFGKVGKEGVITVEEAKGTDTYVDVVEGMQFDRGYLSPYFVTDSEKMVADLESPYILLFDKKISSMKDLLPVLEPVAQSGKPLLIIAEDVDGEALATLVVNKLRGSLKIAAVKAPGFGDRRKAMLEDIAILTGGTVISEERGFSLDNTTLDMLGTCEKVQIDKDNTTIVNGGGVAKDIKTRVNQIKSQIETTTSDYDKEKLQERLAKLAGGVAVLYVGAASEVEMKEKKDRVDDALHATRAAVEEGIVAGGGVALVRAKAVLSKVATENEDEATGLQIVARAIEAPLRTIVSNAGGEGSVVIAKILEGKGDYGYDAKSEQYVEMTKAGIIDPKKVTRVALENAASVAGMILTTECALTDIKEDAPAAPPMGGGGMPGMM, encoded by the coding sequence ATGGCAAAAGATATAAAGTTTGATATCGATGCACGCGACGGCCTGAAAAGAGGCGTTGATGCATTGGCAAATGCAGTAAAAGTAACATTAGGACCTAAAGGTAGAAACGTAATTATCAGTAAATCTTTTGGTGCTCCACAAGTAACCAAAGATGGTGTTACTGTAGCCAAAGAAATTGAATTAGAGAACCCATTAGAGAATATGGGTGCGCAAATGGTAAAGGAAGTTGCTTCTAAAACCAATGACCTTGCAGGTGACGGTACTACTACCGCTACTGTTCTTGCTCAAGCTATCGTTAAAGAAGGTTTGAAAAACGTTGCTGCTGGCGCAAACCCAATGGATTTAAAAAGAGGTATTGACAAAGCCGTTGATGCTATTGTTGAAAACCTTGCCAAGCAATCTAAGAAAGTTGGTGATTCTTCCGAAAAAATCAAACAAGTTGCTTCTATTTCCGCGAACAACGACGAAACTATTGGTGATTTGATCGCTCAAGCTTTTGGTAAAGTTGGTAAAGAAGGTGTAATTACTGTTGAAGAAGCAAAAGGTACCGATACATACGTTGATGTTGTAGAAGGTATGCAGTTTGACAGAGGTTACCTTTCTCCATATTTTGTTACCGATTCAGAAAAAATGGTAGCAGACTTAGAAAGTCCATACATCTTATTGTTCGATAAGAAAATCTCTTCAATGAAAGATTTGCTTCCTGTATTGGAGCCAGTTGCTCAATCTGGAAAGCCACTTTTAATTATTGCTGAGGATGTTGACGGTGAAGCATTGGCCACATTGGTAGTAAACAAACTAAGAGGTTCTTTAAAAATTGCCGCTGTTAAAGCACCAGGTTTTGGTGACCGTAGAAAAGCAATGTTAGAAGATATTGCTATTCTAACAGGTGGTACAGTTATTTCTGAAGAAAGAGGCTTCTCTTTAGACAATACTACTTTAGATATGTTGGGTACTTGTGAAAAAGTACAAATTGACAAAGACAATACTACAATTGTAAACGGTGGTGGTGTTGCTAAAGACATTAAAACTCGTGTAAATCAGATTAAATCTCAAATTGAGACTACTACCTCTGATTACGACAAAGAAAAACTTCAAGAGCGTTTGGCTAAATTGGCCGGTGGTGTTGCCGTACTTTATGTAGGTGCAGCTTCTGAAGTTGAAATGAAAGAGAAAAAAGACCGTGTAGACGATGCTTTGCATGCTACTAGAGCTGCCGTTGAAGAAGGTATCGTTGCTGGAGGTGGTGTTGCCTTGGTAAGAGCAAAAGCTGTTCTTTCTAAAGTTGCCACAGAAAATGAAGACGAGGCTACTGGTTTACAAATTGTTGCCCGTGCTATTGAAGCTCCGTTAAGAACTATCGTTTCTAACGCAGGTGGTGAAGGTTCTGTAGTAATCGCTAAAATCCTTGAAGGAAAAGGAGATTACGGTTACGATGCTAAATCTGAGCAGTATGTTGAGATGACCAAAGCGGGTATTATTGACCCTAAAAAAGTAACTCGTGTTGCATTAGAGAATGCTGCATCTGTTGCGGGTATGATCTTAACTACCGAATGTGCATTGACAGACATAAAAGAAGATGCTCCTGCCGCACCACCGATGGGTGGAGGCGGAATGCCAGGCATGATGTAG
- a CDS encoding LptE family protein encodes MKKNIYIAFSLLLTLILNGCGVYNFTGGNVGTATTFTIPTFQNYATQNPGSTFEPGLERDFTLALQDRILNQTSLDLTSSNGDLLYEGEIVEFRISPMSATAQQTAAQNRLSMAVKVRFYNKTKEDADFEQRFSFFYDYPANSQLSSVKTEALEVIFERITQDIFNASLADW; translated from the coding sequence TTGAAAAAGAACATTTACATAGCTTTCAGCTTACTATTGACCCTTATCCTTAACGGTTGTGGTGTATATAATTTTACCGGAGGTAATGTGGGCACCGCTACCACTTTTACAATACCTACTTTTCAAAATTACGCCACACAAAACCCAGGCTCTACTTTTGAACCGGGATTAGAAAGAGACTTTACTTTGGCCCTGCAAGATCGTATATTAAACCAAACCAGTCTAGATCTGACCTCCTCCAATGGAGATTTATTATATGAAGGTGAAATTGTAGAGTTCCGCATATCTCCAATGAGCGCAACAGCTCAGCAAACCGCCGCTCAAAACCGATTATCTATGGCGGTCAAAGTGCGTTTTTACAACAAAACCAAAGAAGATGCAGATTTTGAACAACGCTTCTCATTTTTCTATGACTACCCGGCTAATTCTCAACTTTCTTCCGTTAAGACCGAAGCGCTGGAAGTGATTTTTGAACGGATAACCCAAGACATTTTCAACGCATCTTTGGCAGACTGGTAA
- the secG gene encoding preprotein translocase subunit SecG encodes MSTFTIFLILIIIVCFLLILVIMVQNPKGGGLSSSFGGGGSQIVGGVKKTGDFLDKSTWTLSILLVVLILASNVALKGNFSDTDSKLLNGDGIETVVPETVPEALPEQTPAPVSTPADSL; translated from the coding sequence ATGAGTACGTTTACCATTTTTTTAATCCTTATTATCATAGTTTGCTTTTTACTCATCCTAGTCATTATGGTTCAAAACCCTAAAGGCGGTGGGCTATCATCTTCTTTTGGTGGTGGCGGCAGTCAAATTGTAGGTGGTGTAAAAAAGACAGGCGATTTCTTAGACAAAAGTACTTGGACTCTATCCATATTACTTGTTGTTCTAATTTTGGCTTCTAATGTTGCTCTTAAAGGAAACTTTAGCGATACAGATTCAAAACTTTTAAATGGAGACGGAATTGAAACCGTTGTTCCTGAAACTGTACCAGAAGCACTGCCAGAACAGACACCTGCACCGGTAAGTACTCCTGCCGATAGCTTATAA
- a CDS encoding sigma-54 interaction domain-containing protein produces MENVQAIKQRFEIIGNDPKLNRAIEKAIQVAPTDISVLVTGESGVGKEAIPKIIHSLSHRKHAKYIAVNCGAIPEGTIDSELFGHEKGAFTGATQTRSGYFEVADGGTIFLDEVGELPLTTQVRLLRVLENGEFLKVGSSQVQKTNVRIVAATNVNMFDAIKKEKFREDLYYRLSTVEINIPPLRERQGDIHLLFRKFASDFGQKYKMPTIRLDDEAVDLLLKYRWPGNIRQLRNIAEQVSVLEESRGVSWSTLNGYLPNSNNSNLPAVVGQKKAESDFSNEREILYKVLFDMKSDLNDLKKLTLELMKNNDGEKVQEENEGLIRKIYGDNGEELEEDDRSSMEVLHLPEPRAEKPIVKPTIEDKYHFAEEIQEEETLSLQEKEVELIKKSLERNRGKRKAAASELGISERTLYRKIKQYDL; encoded by the coding sequence ATGGAAAACGTACAAGCCATAAAACAACGATTTGAGATTATCGGTAATGACCCGAAACTCAATCGCGCTATTGAAAAAGCCATTCAGGTAGCGCCAACAGATATTTCTGTTCTTGTAACAGGAGAGAGTGGTGTTGGTAAAGAGGCCATTCCTAAAATAATACATTCGCTTTCGCACAGAAAGCACGCCAAATATATTGCCGTAAACTGCGGCGCTATCCCAGAGGGCACAATTGATAGTGAACTTTTTGGTCATGAGAAAGGTGCTTTTACAGGAGCTACCCAAACAAGAAGCGGGTATTTTGAAGTTGCCGATGGCGGAACTATTTTTTTGGATGAAGTTGGCGAACTACCACTTACCACACAAGTAAGACTATTAAGGGTACTTGAAAATGGCGAGTTTTTAAAAGTAGGTTCTTCACAGGTGCAAAAAACCAATGTACGTATTGTGGCAGCAACGAACGTAAATATGTTCGATGCCATTAAAAAAGAGAAATTCAGGGAAGACCTATACTATAGGTTAAGTACGGTTGAGATAAATATTCCGCCTTTGCGAGAAAGACAGGGCGACATTCATTTGCTCTTTAGAAAATTCGCTTCGGATTTTGGACAGAAGTATAAGATGCCAACGATTCGTTTAGATGATGAAGCTGTAGACCTTTTACTAAAATACAGGTGGCCTGGAAACATCCGTCAGTTACGGAATATTGCTGAACAGGTTTCTGTTCTTGAGGAAAGTAGAGGCGTTTCATGGTCTACTTTAAACGGATATTTACCAAACTCCAACAACTCCAATCTTCCTGCGGTTGTTGGACAAAAGAAAGCTGAAAGTGATTTTAGCAATGAAAGGGAGATTCTTTACAAGGTACTTTTTGATATGAAAAGCGACCTGAACGACCTAAAGAAACTCACTTTAGAGTTGATGAAGAATAATGATGGCGAAAAGGTACAGGAAGAGAATGAAGGTCTGATCAGAAAAATTTACGGAGATAATGGCGAAGAGCTAGAAGAAGATGATCGCTCATCTATGGAGGTTTTGCACTTGCCCGAACCACGAGCAGAAAAACCCATTGTTAAACCAACTATTGAAGACAAGTATCATTTTGCCGAAGAAATTCAAGAAGAAGAAACCCTATCTTTACAAGAAAAGGAAGTGGAGCTCATTAAAAAATCTTTAGAACGCAACCGCGGAAAAAGAAAAGCCGCCGCTTCTGAACTGGGTATTTCGGAAAGAACTCTATATCGTAAAATAAAACAATACGATTTATAG
- a CDS encoding TonB-dependent receptor, with the protein MKKIIIAFAFTILPWLAFSQEKVEGTVVEAGNANTLALPGANVYWMDSQIGVATNIDGKFSIPYKKEYNKLIISYVGYESDTLTVNAPKVVKHGLKPSNELDEVVVQQERDNIQKTYFSPQNTVTVNSAELLKAACCNLAESFETNPAIDVNLSDGLTGTKQIQMLGLTSPYLMITQENIPMVRGASQAYGLTFTPGTWIESIQITKGAGSVVNGYESISGQINTELVKPLTDSSVFINGYGNQNGRYELNTHFNKKLSEKWSTGLYIHGNKRTQKEDDNGDGFLDAPLADQINVMNRWQYQDAEKGWVSFFNVRFLNDEKQVGQVDFNPDTDRVDNNRRMFSQAEALASGEAELPILSEAEVWGSEINTRRFDTSLKLGYVFPELPFQSFGFQTAYSLHKQDSYFGYRTYDINHESIYTNLLFNSIIGDTRNKFKTGLTFAYDGYDEMVTATDYSREDRSVGAFFEYSYENLEKVSLTAGLRVDNHNRLGTFVTPRFHIRYTPWEKGSLRGSFGRGKRAANIFAENQQLFASGREIKILNSGGDLYGLDSEDAWNYGVSFLQGFNFLNRKGDFTVDYYITDFKNQVVVDWENSQEVLFYNLEGSSTAKSFQVEVNYELLPRLNIRTAYKNYDVTTDYQSGSLQKPLQAQHLFFANLEYETKAKDNGSQWKFDYTLHRVGEKRLPDTSSNPIAYQLAATSSPYNHMNAQITKVFSNTFEVYVGGENLSNVQQDNPVLGGDDPFGPNFDTTIIYAPIMGRMFYGGFRIKI; encoded by the coding sequence ATGAAAAAAATAATAATAGCATTTGCTTTTACCATACTTCCGTGGCTTGCTTTTTCTCAGGAAAAAGTTGAAGGAACGGTTGTGGAAGCAGGCAATGCCAATACATTGGCGCTTCCTGGTGCCAATGTGTATTGGATGGATTCCCAAATAGGGGTCGCAACCAATATTGACGGAAAATTTTCTATTCCTTATAAAAAAGAATACAATAAGCTAATAATTAGCTACGTAGGCTATGAGTCTGATACTTTAACGGTAAATGCTCCTAAGGTTGTTAAGCATGGGCTTAAACCCTCTAATGAATTAGATGAAGTTGTGGTTCAACAAGAGCGGGACAATATTCAAAAAACCTATTTCAGTCCACAGAATACGGTCACCGTTAATAGTGCGGAGTTGTTAAAAGCAGCCTGCTGCAACTTGGCTGAGAGCTTTGAGACCAATCCTGCTATTGATGTAAATCTTTCGGATGGGCTAACAGGTACGAAACAAATACAAATGTTAGGTTTGACCAGTCCGTATTTGATGATTACGCAAGAGAATATTCCTATGGTTAGGGGTGCTTCGCAGGCATACGGGCTTACATTTACACCGGGTACTTGGATTGAGAGTATTCAGATTACAAAGGGTGCGGGTAGCGTGGTGAATGGTTATGAAAGTATTTCTGGTCAGATAAATACCGAATTGGTAAAACCGTTGACGGATAGTTCCGTTTTTATAAATGGATATGGGAATCAAAACGGAAGGTATGAGTTGAATACGCACTTCAATAAAAAACTATCCGAAAAGTGGAGTACGGGACTTTATATACACGGAAATAAAAGAACTCAAAAAGAGGATGATAACGGAGACGGATTCTTAGATGCCCCTTTGGCTGATCAGATTAATGTAATGAATCGTTGGCAGTACCAAGATGCAGAAAAAGGTTGGGTAAGCTTCTTTAATGTGAGGTTTTTGAATGATGAAAAGCAAGTGGGGCAAGTCGATTTTAACCCCGATACTGACAGAGTAGATAATAATCGGAGAATGTTTAGTCAAGCCGAAGCGCTTGCGTCTGGCGAAGCCGAACTGCCTATACTGAGCGAAGCCGAAGTATGGGGCAGTGAAATCAATACACGTCGTTTTGATACTTCTTTGAAATTGGGTTACGTTTTTCCTGAGTTGCCATTTCAAAGCTTTGGTTTTCAAACAGCCTATAGTTTGCATAAGCAGGACTCTTATTTTGGTTATAGAACGTATGATATTAATCACGAAAGCATTTATACCAATTTACTTTTTAATTCTATAATTGGCGATACGCGTAACAAATTCAAGACAGGGTTGACGTTCGCCTATGATGGCTATGACGAGATGGTGACTGCAACCGACTATTCCCGGGAGGATCGTTCCGTAGGTGCTTTTTTTGAATATAGCTATGAGAATTTAGAAAAGGTAAGTCTTACTGCTGGGCTTAGAGTAGATAATCATAATAGGTTAGGTACGTTCGTTACGCCAAGATTCCATATTAGGTATACGCCATGGGAAAAAGGAAGTCTGCGTGGTTCTTTTGGAAGAGGAAAAAGAGCAGCTAACATCTTTGCGGAGAATCAACAGTTATTTGCTTCTGGCCGTGAAATTAAGATCTTGAATTCCGGTGGAGATTTGTATGGTTTGGATTCCGAAGATGCATGGAATTATGGGGTTAGCTTTTTGCAAGGTTTTAATTTTTTAAATCGAAAAGGTGATTTTACGGTAGATTATTACATTACTGATTTTAAAAATCAAGTAGTTGTGGATTGGGAAAATTCGCAAGAGGTTTTATTCTATAATTTAGAGGGGAGTAGTACGGCTAAGAGTTTTCAGGTAGAGGTGAATTATGAGCTTTTACCGCGCTTGAATATACGTACAGCATATAAGAATTATGATGTAACAACCGATTATCAAAGTGGGAGTCTACAAAAGCCTTTACAGGCGCAGCATCTGTTTTTTGCTAATTTGGAGTATGAGACCAAAGCAAAAGATAATGGCTCTCAATGGAAATTTGATTATACTTTGCATAGGGTTGGGGAAAAGAGATTGCCGGATACAAGTTCAAACCCAATAGCGTATCAATTAGCGGCTACATCATCGCCTTATAATCATATGAATGCGCAGATAACAAAAGTGTTCTCCAATACGTTTGAGGTATATGTAGGAGGAGAAAATTTATCCAATGTACAACAAGATAATCCAGTTTTAGGGGGGGATGACCCTTTTGGTCCTAACTTTGATACTACTATAATATATGCGCCAATAATGGGGCGTATGTTTTATGGAGGTTTTAGGATTAAAATTTAA